A DNA window from Pontiella agarivorans contains the following coding sequences:
- a CDS encoding ATP-binding protein yields the protein MIILTFILFLALSANLCLGVIVYFTNRHRRVNQAFLLSAFLMVLWLCANILILNSSEESQAIFHINLASAISSCLPTSFQLLRLAIKFPNASRRQISNRCKYQLLLNFIAVALCFLPAFTESVEFPNPENSINIAKPNYGPAFIFFLIYMLGSIFALSINVIKDRKTLQGSKRLELDFLIFACLSGLVVGIFLGTIVGLITQSANSVPVANAGSVLTVSGIVAYGISVHRILTVSALLQRISAYALVVVFLGIVYYLTFYVASTLFELLGIGLAGPSHFISTLTVAFCMLPARQRFLRATEKIFTPFNIFNVQSVLKEAGEIFQSVTTSAALLQHFYALLSEAYKTDKLHILIKQNNQYVETDISPELKFQLPADNPITSLLKKIHEPISSDHLTRIRQTSEICSAIKSLNCYEVSVAAGIYSKSQIIGLILLAPKNKNQIYDKIEQDTLQILCNQFAVALENARLYTAMQDSKIQNEIMLDQLASGVVVASPNRKITLFNNEAQKITGIGEKNAIGENIAVLPREIHLALEVTLENENGVRNIDATLYPDEDSEDFPKYIRISSAFLFGHDGKPMGALLVFTDITELKALEEQVRRSDQLSSVGTLAAGMAHEIKNPLVTIKTFTQLLPRRYNDEDFRKDFSSLVAHEVERIDGIVNELLSFSKPAKPHLVPMDVQETVDQTLKLIHEQLSQNNIKLKNNCKADKSDIFGDAKLLSQAFINLALNAIDAIGENGTLTVGTLNCAYRFANGDTPDRAVTRKCIRIQITDNGKGIARENLQKIFDPFFTSKSEGTGMGLSVAHGIISEHHGVIEVDSEPGRGTTFYLYMPLLEEKVAG from the coding sequence ATGATTATACTTACCTTTATTTTATTTTTGGCACTATCAGCCAATCTCTGTCTAGGGGTTATTGTTTATTTCACCAATAGACATCGTCGAGTGAATCAGGCCTTCTTGCTTTCCGCATTTCTTATGGTCCTTTGGCTGTGTGCCAACATTCTAATATTAAACTCTTCAGAAGAATCGCAAGCTATTTTTCATATAAACCTAGCCTCAGCTATCTCATCATGCTTACCAACATCATTTCAGTTACTAAGATTGGCCATTAAATTTCCAAATGCATCTAGAAGACAAATCAGCAACCGATGCAAATATCAACTCCTTCTAAACTTTATCGCAGTCGCACTATGCTTCCTCCCTGCCTTTACAGAATCGGTTGAATTTCCCAACCCTGAGAATAGTATTAATATTGCCAAGCCCAACTACGGGCCAGCCTTTATCTTCTTCTTAATATACATGCTGGGATCAATTTTTGCTTTAAGTATTAATGTAATAAAAGACAGAAAAACCCTTCAAGGATCAAAACGTCTCGAGCTGGACTTCTTAATCTTCGCCTGTCTTTCCGGACTAGTAGTGGGAATTTTTTTAGGAACTATCGTCGGACTCATTACCCAATCTGCTAATTCGGTACCTGTTGCCAACGCAGGAAGTGTTCTCACTGTTTCCGGGATTGTGGCATATGGCATCTCAGTACACCGTATTCTTACTGTATCAGCTCTTCTTCAGCGTATATCTGCATATGCGCTGGTCGTTGTTTTCTTGGGGATAGTGTATTATTTGACATTTTACGTGGCGAGCACGCTATTTGAACTATTAGGGATCGGTCTGGCTGGACCCAGTCATTTTATTTCAACTCTAACAGTTGCTTTCTGCATGCTGCCCGCGCGACAGCGCTTCCTCAGGGCTACGGAAAAAATATTTACACCCTTTAATATTTTCAATGTTCAAAGTGTCCTGAAAGAAGCTGGAGAAATATTCCAATCGGTTACTACGAGTGCCGCTTTACTACAACACTTTTACGCTTTACTTTCTGAGGCATACAAAACAGATAAACTGCATATTCTCATCAAACAAAATAATCAATATGTGGAAACTGATATATCGCCAGAATTAAAATTTCAGCTCCCCGCAGACAACCCCATAACATCATTACTGAAAAAGATCCACGAACCGATCAGTTCTGACCATTTAACCCGTATCCGGCAAACTTCAGAAATATGCTCAGCAATAAAATCATTAAATTGTTATGAGGTCTCTGTCGCCGCAGGAATATATTCAAAATCCCAGATCATTGGCCTGATTTTACTCGCTCCAAAAAACAAAAATCAGATCTATGACAAAATAGAACAGGATACCCTTCAAATCCTCTGCAATCAGTTTGCTGTTGCTCTTGAAAATGCGCGGCTTTATACCGCCATGCAGGATAGCAAGATCCAGAATGAGATCATGCTGGATCAGCTGGCCAGCGGCGTTGTGGTAGCGAGCCCGAACCGCAAAATCACACTCTTTAACAACGAAGCACAGAAAATCACCGGCATCGGTGAAAAAAATGCCATCGGCGAAAATATTGCCGTATTGCCACGGGAAATTCATCTGGCTCTCGAAGTCACGCTCGAGAATGAAAACGGTGTCCGCAACATTGACGCAACGCTTTATCCTGACGAAGACAGCGAGGATTTCCCAAAATATATCCGTATAAGCTCCGCCTTTCTTTTTGGGCATGACGGCAAACCTATGGGAGCACTGCTGGTCTTCACCGACATCACAGAACTCAAGGCACTGGAAGAACAGGTGCGCCGGTCCGACCAGCTGTCCAGTGTAGGCACGCTGGCCGCCGGTATGGCACATGAAATAAAAAATCCGCTCGTAACCATTAAAACCTTCACCCAGCTGTTGCCCCGCCGCTATAACGACGAAGATTTCCGCAAGGATTTCTCCTCGCTGGTTGCCCATGAGGTGGAGCGTATTGATGGTATCGTTAACGAACTGCTCAGTTTTTCAAAACCCGCAAAGCCTCACCTTGTCCCCATGGATGTGCAGGAGACCGTTGATCAGACTCTCAAGCTGATTCATGAGCAACTGTCCCAGAACAACATCAAACTGAAAAACAACTGCAAAGCGGATAAATCGGATATTTTTGGGGATGCCAAGCTGCTTTCACAGGCCTTCATCAACCTTGCTTTGAATGCCATCGATGCCATCGGTGAAAATGGAACCCTGACCGTCGGCACCCTCAACTGCGCCTATCGCTTTGCCAACGGAGATACACCGGACCGCGCCGTTACCCGGAAATGTATCCGAATTCAAATCACTGATAACGGCAAAGGCATTGCCCGCGAGAATCTCCAGAAAATCTTCGATCCGTTCTTTACCAGCAAAAGTGAGGGTACCGGAATGGGGCTCTCCGTTGCGCACGGAATCATCAGCGAGCATCACGGCGTCATTGAAGTCGACAGCGAACCGGGAAGAGGCACAACATTTTATCTCTACATGCCGTTGCTTGAGGAGAAAGTTGCCGGATGA
- a CDS encoding beta-ketoacyl-[acyl-carrier-protein] synthase family protein, with translation MIGKNRVVVTGVGVLAANGIGKDAFWNSLLAGESGIGPITQFDASDIPWKIAGEVTGFKPEDFIDRSLKPKRQSRNTQLAAAATVMALKDAKLDSENLKEIDSLPIVLGISLGGLDLVEQHTRRLVDKGITKGLPTVSACVHVIAPSFISSMLGIETKISVISNSCTGGLDAVAEGARLIREGICDTAIVGGTDAVIIPSVVTGLGFAGMLADNTNLPPEKMSRPFDSMRSGGVIAEGSGVLVLESYDHALNRGKSPYAEILGYGASSNINSLPAVGLERSMKMAIENSSILPSDINSINAHGSSDPFLDISEVQAIKNVFGIQAQHIPTTSIKGSTGNPLAAGGAIQSIMTALSLKNSTIPPTTNLETPDPMCDLDFVARSERLTVADFSLINSHGTGGVNSSLILGKV, from the coding sequence GTGATCGGCAAAAACAGAGTGGTAGTAACCGGCGTTGGAGTGCTCGCCGCCAATGGCATTGGCAAAGACGCCTTCTGGAACTCTCTCCTCGCCGGCGAATCCGGCATCGGGCCCATCACCCAGTTTGATGCCTCAGACATTCCTTGGAAAATTGCAGGAGAAGTTACCGGATTCAAACCTGAAGACTTTATCGATCGATCATTAAAACCCAAACGACAAAGCCGAAATACTCAATTGGCAGCTGCAGCAACAGTAATGGCCCTAAAAGATGCTAAATTAGACTCTGAGAACCTGAAGGAGATTGATTCTCTTCCCATCGTTTTAGGGATCAGTTTAGGCGGGCTTGATTTAGTCGAACAACATACTCGTCGTTTAGTCGACAAAGGCATTACGAAAGGCCTGCCTACTGTTTCAGCATGCGTTCATGTTATCGCTCCAAGTTTTATCAGTTCTATGCTGGGCATAGAGACAAAAATTTCAGTCATATCCAACAGCTGCACCGGTGGATTAGATGCAGTTGCCGAAGGTGCGCGCTTAATCCGCGAAGGGATTTGTGACACTGCTATTGTTGGAGGAACGGATGCAGTTATTATACCGTCGGTCGTTACAGGACTTGGGTTTGCCGGCATGCTCGCCGACAACACGAACCTACCCCCTGAAAAAATGAGCAGACCATTCGACTCTATGCGATCAGGCGGTGTGATCGCGGAAGGTTCGGGAGTGCTTGTGCTCGAATCATATGATCATGCTCTAAACCGGGGGAAATCGCCATATGCAGAAATCTTAGGATATGGGGCCTCAAGCAATATCAACTCATTACCGGCAGTCGGACTTGAACGAAGCATGAAAATGGCAATAGAAAACTCCTCTATACTACCTTCGGATATAAACAGCATAAATGCCCACGGGTCCAGCGATCCCTTTTTAGACATTTCCGAAGTGCAGGCCATCAAAAACGTATTTGGCATTCAAGCTCAACACATTCCGACAACCTCAATAAAAGGATCAACAGGGAATCCTTTAGCGGCAGGAGGGGCAATACAGTCGATCATGACCGCCTTAAGCTTAAAGAACAGCACTATTCCGCCGACAACCAATTTGGAAACTCCTGATCCAATGTGCGACCTTGACTTTGTAGCAAGATCAGAACGATTAACGGTTGCCGATTTTTCGCTGATCAATAGCCATGGAACCGGGGGGGTAAACAGTTCCCTGATATTAGGGAAAGTATAG
- a CDS encoding OmpP1/FadL family transporter, protein MNKNHKLFVSGICAGLFVLSRAVMADGYRNPPPTAEGIAKSGVNSVWVDDASAISYNPANLAFQTNQSFVLSTTFARTENTYQNPLAPNAFESDGEWNYLPNIYYALPLGDRCSVGLGINTPYGQGLSWDKDDFAPFVTAPGVFVPYEAQMMMINFNPTVAAKLTDTLALGAGLNVAYSQLTLKALQGTPGPTVEVEGEGDGWGVGANLGLTWNPVEGQRLTLTYRNQMQIDYEGDFKVDGAGAGTFETEIKLPNIIGVGYGFALNDKVQIEALVEWLQWSLNDSQKLVAGAPAPDLENNWDDTFTFGIGGSWQALDSLVVRAGYAFIPSPIPDETITPLLPDADRHAVSFGLGYTRGAHTIDLAYTVSIYEDRSAPVSNLSGAGIYDIDSNLIGLTYSIAF, encoded by the coding sequence ATGAACAAGAATCACAAGCTATTTGTGTCTGGGATCTGCGCTGGGCTTTTTGTGTTGTCTCGCGCTGTTATGGCGGACGGCTACCGCAATCCGCCGCCGACCGCCGAGGGGATTGCAAAATCGGGCGTGAATTCGGTGTGGGTGGATGATGCCTCGGCGATTTCCTATAACCCGGCCAATCTGGCCTTTCAGACCAATCAGTCTTTTGTGCTTTCGACAACCTTTGCCCGCACGGAAAACACATATCAGAACCCGTTGGCACCTAATGCTTTTGAGTCGGATGGGGAGTGGAATTATCTGCCAAATATATACTACGCTCTACCTTTGGGGGATCGGTGCTCGGTGGGCTTAGGGATTAATACTCCCTATGGGCAGGGGCTCTCTTGGGATAAAGATGACTTCGCACCATTTGTCACTGCGCCGGGTGTTTTTGTGCCCTACGAAGCTCAGATGATGATGATCAATTTCAATCCAACGGTTGCGGCAAAACTAACTGACACTCTGGCGCTTGGAGCCGGTCTGAATGTAGCTTATTCCCAACTTACCCTTAAAGCTTTGCAGGGGACTCCGGGGCCGACTGTTGAGGTTGAAGGTGAGGGTGACGGCTGGGGAGTTGGGGCAAACCTTGGTTTGACCTGGAATCCTGTGGAAGGGCAGCGTTTGACGCTGACCTACCGAAACCAAATGCAGATCGACTATGAGGGTGATTTTAAAGTAGACGGTGCGGGAGCCGGAACCTTTGAAACTGAAATCAAGCTACCCAACATCATTGGTGTTGGGTATGGATTTGCCTTGAACGACAAAGTGCAGATTGAAGCATTGGTGGAGTGGCTGCAGTGGTCTTTGAATGATTCGCAGAAGCTTGTGGCGGGAGCTCCGGCCCCTGATCTTGAAAACAACTGGGATGACACGTTCACCTTCGGTATTGGCGGCAGCTGGCAGGCGCTGGATTCGTTGGTTGTTCGTGCGGGCTATGCCTTCATTCCGAGCCCGATTCCAGATGAAACCATTACGCCGCTATTGCCGGATGCGGATCGTCATGCCGTCAGTTTCGGCTTGGGGTATACCCGCGGCGCTCACACGATTGATCTGGCTTATACGGTTAGTATTTATGAAGATCGCAGTGCTCCGGTTTCCAATCTGAGCGGAGCGGGCATTTATGATATTGATTCCAACCTGATTGGTCTGACATACTCTATTGCGTTTTAG
- a CDS encoding sensor histidine kinase — protein sequence MIADCKDKKGKVLVIDDERGPRESLRMVLKYDYDMVLAERVDAGINALREHNPDLVIMDIRMPEKSGIEGLQEIREINPNVSIVMLTGYGDLETAQQAIRYGANDYLQKPFDTDEIQAVVKKYVDRTKLNSRKKQAQEELNKMTQSLSREVGKTNKLTSLGAASSELVRDLRNPLTIIRGYLDLLNYELKEKRDSTSDEMSEYLDQIERNVERCAELVESWRALGRFDFSQMQRVNLPKLMNDCFRDAAAHSEISFSVQVDGAEDQYEMLGERLQIKRALQNLIDNAVTAVDSEFAPGITVEFSLSNSDIDLKVKDNGCGVDTSTLRWIFEPFDNTATIEKGAGLGLFITKKVLEEHRGSLVFESRVGEGSIVSVRVPQAHTALGYFSSPASLAQA from the coding sequence ATGATCGCTGATTGCAAGGACAAAAAAGGTAAGGTACTGGTCATTGATGATGAACGCGGACCGCGTGAAAGTCTGCGTATGGTGCTGAAGTATGATTACGATATGGTGCTCGCGGAGCGGGTCGATGCCGGAATTAATGCTCTGCGAGAACATAATCCGGATCTGGTCATCATGGATATCCGCATGCCTGAAAAAAGCGGTATTGAAGGGTTGCAAGAGATCCGCGAGATCAATCCGAATGTCTCGATTGTGATGCTCACGGGTTATGGAGATCTAGAGACGGCGCAGCAGGCTATCCGTTACGGAGCAAATGATTATCTCCAAAAGCCGTTTGATACCGATGAGATTCAGGCGGTAGTTAAAAAATATGTGGACCGAACCAAGCTGAATTCCCGCAAAAAACAGGCGCAGGAAGAGCTGAATAAAATGACGCAGTCACTCAGCCGCGAAGTGGGAAAGACGAACAAGCTGACTTCGCTCGGAGCGGCCTCTTCCGAGCTGGTTCGTGACTTGCGCAATCCGCTGACGATCATTCGCGGTTATCTGGATCTGCTGAATTATGAACTGAAGGAAAAGCGCGATTCCACTTCGGATGAAATGAGTGAGTATCTTGATCAGATCGAACGGAATGTGGAACGCTGTGCAGAACTGGTGGAATCCTGGCGCGCACTGGGCCGATTCGATTTTTCCCAGATGCAACGGGTGAATTTGCCGAAGCTGATGAACGATTGTTTTCGGGATGCGGCTGCACACTCTGAAATCTCTTTTTCGGTTCAGGTTGATGGTGCTGAAGATCAGTATGAAATGTTGGGTGAGCGACTGCAGATCAAGCGGGCGCTGCAGAATCTGATCGATAATGCGGTTACCGCAGTTGATAGCGAGTTTGCTCCGGGCATTACGGTTGAATTTTCTCTTTCGAACTCAGACATCGATCTGAAAGTGAAAGATAACGGATGCGGTGTGGACACTTCCACACTGCGTTGGATCTTTGAACCTTTTGATAATACTGCGACCATTGAAAAAGGGGCAGGCCTAGGTCTGTTCATCACCAAGAAGGTGCTTGAAGAGCACCGCGGGTCGCTCGTCTTTGAGAGTCGTGTTGGAGAGGGCAGTATTGTATCGGTCCGCGTACCTCAGGCCCACACGGCTCTCGGCTATTTTTCCAGTCCTGCTTCACTGGCACAGGCCTGA
- a CDS encoding FAD-binding oxidoreductase: MSVHSAIEAWEAQLGADAVIHDIQALEKYTRSVCASERQVVAVLKPVSHEQVEQIIEAANAHRVPLYPISRGKQWGMGSKLPVRDGVAIVDLSGLDRILEINEQFHYAVVEPGVTQRQLLDHIAENQLDLMLNVTGSTSDTSLIGNAMDRGVGYFDTRAHGISNMRIVLGNGATIQTGFGHFEHAQTQNLYRHGVGPSLDGLFPQGNFGIVTSACIDLMPKPEEHLAVIVKIDVEEKLPLLVDTLKALRSRGIFTTIAHIGNRERSYITLAPLLYEQLLKNGEPESEATRSKTIRLLEDGGFGPWSAAIGVLGTKAQLKLARRELKKAFSGFAKTMFLNDALVASAEKYLSKFSFFPALKTQLMMLRAVKPVYGYTGGRATDKSLCSVFWAAGDFQRLEEPNPDDSDSGILFCLPIFPASGKEVAEGVEETRKIFSAHGFEAAITVNLMDTKAMEGVVSLSFNRTDKKQTARAQACIQAMETRYMEMGYPPYRVGINSMHQVVHENDPFWQTIRDLKSALDPNGIIAPGRYNLI, from the coding sequence ATGTCTGTACATTCCGCCATCGAAGCTTGGGAAGCCCAATTGGGTGCGGATGCGGTTATTCACGATATCCAGGCCTTGGAAAAGTATACGCGCAGCGTGTGTGCCTCTGAGCGACAGGTTGTTGCCGTCCTCAAACCGGTAAGTCACGAGCAGGTCGAACAGATTATCGAGGCGGCAAATGCCCATCGCGTTCCGCTCTATCCCATCAGTCGGGGCAAGCAGTGGGGTATGGGTTCGAAACTTCCAGTTCGCGACGGTGTTGCAATTGTCGACCTTTCAGGACTGGACCGAATCCTTGAAATCAACGAGCAGTTTCACTATGCCGTCGTCGAGCCCGGTGTGACCCAGCGACAGCTGCTGGATCATATCGCTGAAAATCAGCTTGATCTGATGCTCAATGTTACAGGGTCAACCTCCGATACCAGCCTCATCGGAAATGCAATGGACCGCGGCGTCGGGTATTTTGATACGCGGGCGCATGGAATCTCCAACATGCGGATTGTTCTGGGGAACGGAGCAACCATACAGACCGGATTCGGCCATTTTGAACATGCACAAACGCAGAATCTTTACAGGCATGGGGTCGGTCCCTCGCTCGATGGGTTGTTTCCGCAGGGAAACTTCGGTATTGTTACGTCCGCCTGCATCGATCTGATGCCTAAGCCTGAAGAGCATCTGGCCGTCATTGTAAAAATTGATGTGGAGGAGAAACTGCCTTTACTTGTTGATACGCTCAAAGCTCTTCGTTCCCGGGGGATTTTTACCACGATTGCGCATATCGGAAACCGGGAGCGTTCCTATATTACCCTTGCGCCGTTGTTGTACGAACAACTGTTGAAAAACGGTGAGCCGGAAAGCGAGGCCACGCGCAGTAAAACGATTCGGCTTCTGGAAGATGGCGGCTTCGGGCCGTGGAGTGCTGCGATCGGCGTGCTTGGAACCAAAGCGCAGCTCAAGTTAGCGCGACGTGAGCTTAAAAAAGCATTTTCAGGATTTGCAAAGACCATGTTTCTGAATGATGCATTGGTTGCTTCGGCAGAAAAATATTTGTCAAAATTTTCGTTTTTTCCTGCGCTGAAAACGCAACTGATGATGTTACGGGCCGTGAAACCGGTTTACGGTTACACCGGCGGCCGTGCAACCGATAAATCGCTGTGTTCGGTTTTCTGGGCGGCTGGCGATTTTCAGCGATTGGAAGAGCCGAACCCCGACGATTCTGATTCCGGTATTCTGTTCTGCCTGCCCATTTTTCCCGCCTCTGGAAAAGAAGTGGCTGAGGGGGTTGAAGAAACCCGAAAAATCTTTTCGGCGCATGGCTTCGAAGCGGCCATCACGGTTAATCTGATGGATACTAAGGCGATGGAGGGGGTTGTCAGCCTTTCCTTCAACCGGACGGATAAAAAGCAGACTGCCCGGGCGCAGGCCTGTATTCAGGCGATGGAAACCCGATATATGGAAATGGGCTATCCGCCCTACCGCGTCGGGATCAATTCGATGCACCAGGTCGTACATGAAAATGATCCGTTCTGGCAAACCATCCGCGATCTAAAATCAGCACTCGATCCCAATGGAATCATAGCCCCCGGCCGATACAACCTTATTTAG
- a CDS encoding glycerol-3-phosphate acyltransferase codes for MTGRGAICILIAYLLGGICSGYCPVSLKTRTDICEVGSGRVGARNVGRILGRPGFSAALAADALKGFVAVLLAQNSELPEAVVFLVLVSVVAGHVWPVFIQFRGGRGIAPAIGAYLAFDVIIALLPLGLALLLMLFRQSFILSGLAAFLILPSVAYALVMPAHCVAALTTVAAIILFTHRDRIRKEFAAAQPRKEA; via the coding sequence ATGACGGGGAGGGGTGCCATCTGTATTCTGATTGCCTATCTGCTTGGTGGAATCTGTAGCGGATATTGCCCGGTTAGCCTGAAGACGAGGACCGATATCTGTGAGGTCGGAAGCGGGAGAGTCGGAGCACGCAATGTCGGTCGGATTCTGGGCCGGCCGGGTTTTTCGGCTGCCTTGGCGGCAGATGCGCTGAAAGGCTTTGTCGCTGTTCTTCTTGCGCAAAATTCGGAACTTCCCGAAGCAGTGGTTTTTCTGGTTCTGGTGTCAGTTGTTGCGGGGCATGTCTGGCCGGTTTTTATTCAATTTCGCGGGGGGCGGGGTATTGCCCCGGCGATCGGAGCTTATCTTGCGTTCGACGTGATAATTGCCCTGCTTCCTCTCGGTCTTGCCCTCTTGTTGATGCTTTTCCGCCAGAGTTTTATCCTCAGCGGTCTGGCCGCTTTTCTGATTCTTCCGAGCGTGGCTTATGCTCTTGTAATGCCCGCCCATTGTGTTGCTGCGCTTACAACGGTTGCGGCGATTATACTTTTTACTCACCGCGACCGGATTCGGAAGGAATTTGCGGCGGCCCAGCCGCGGAAGGAGGCATAA
- a CDS encoding GNAT family N-acetyltransferase codes for MGLLAGFIYKVAREDWEIEAVDALNYKTFVEEIPQHEANPERKLRDRFHEENTYIICVHEDQRVLAGMIAFRNKRPFSLDKKLENLDSYLPPDRSLCEIRLLAVEEEFRYTRISQGLIATLVQHAIDCGHDLAVISGTVRQIKLYKFLGFISFGPLVGIEKAQYQPMYLTLEAYKGLKTRSRSFAIDEPELATDDTMLFNFLPGPVDFGKQVVEVYKEKPSSHRGNDFVNDFQNSRKLLCELVGSRQVQILMGPGTLANDAVAGQLSLLCSTGLILVSGEFGHRLTKNANGAKLFFHTLEIPEGESFSRKMIEQQFKQHPEIDWVWATHCETSTGVLHDIEMLQSVCEAHEAKLCLDCISSLGTVPVDLSGVYLASGTSGKGLASISGLCMVFHNHDLQPEPDDLPCVLDLGIYQKQAGIPFTIQSNLVYALLAALQSHDWKKRFADVRDWSASIRRKLAEIDAPILAPDSCAMPAVVTIALPEMHSSERIGDKLKEHGVLISYRSDYLLERNWIQACMMGAEHKPAEKFIRLLRKELGA; via the coding sequence ATGGGACTACTCGCCGGATTTATCTATAAGGTTGCACGGGAAGACTGGGAAATAGAGGCGGTTGACGCACTCAATTATAAAACATTCGTGGAAGAAATCCCCCAGCATGAGGCCAATCCGGAGCGTAAGCTGAGAGATAGGTTTCATGAGGAAAACACCTATATAATCTGTGTTCATGAAGATCAGCGCGTGCTGGCCGGAATGATTGCCTTCCGTAATAAGCGTCCGTTTTCACTCGATAAAAAACTGGAGAATCTGGATTCCTATTTGCCGCCGGACCGCTCGCTCTGTGAAATCCGTTTGTTGGCGGTTGAAGAGGAATTCCGTTATACCCGGATCTCGCAGGGCCTGATTGCGACGCTGGTGCAGCATGCGATTGACTGCGGGCACGATCTGGCCGTCATTTCCGGTACTGTGCGGCAAATCAAACTCTATAAATTCCTAGGGTTCATTTCATTCGGTCCGCTGGTCGGTATCGAGAAGGCGCAGTATCAGCCGATGTATCTCACGCTCGAAGCATACAAAGGTCTGAAAACGCGCTCCCGTTCTTTCGCGATAGATGAGCCGGAGCTCGCCACCGATGATACCATGCTATTCAATTTTCTGCCCGGTCCGGTAGATTTCGGGAAACAGGTGGTGGAGGTTTATAAAGAAAAACCGAGTTCGCACCGCGGGAATGATTTTGTAAACGATTTTCAGAACAGCCGGAAACTGCTGTGCGAGCTGGTCGGATCCCGGCAGGTGCAGATTCTGATGGGACCGGGAACACTCGCCAATGATGCGGTAGCGGGCCAGTTATCGCTGTTGTGTTCCACCGGTCTGATTCTGGTGAGCGGCGAATTCGGCCATCGCCTCACCAAAAATGCCAACGGGGCGAAGCTGTTTTTCCATACTCTGGAAATCCCGGAAGGGGAATCCTTCTCCCGAAAAATGATCGAACAGCAGTTTAAGCAACATCCTGAAATCGACTGGGTTTGGGCGACGCATTGCGAAACGTCAACGGGAGTTCTGCATGATATCGAAATGCTTCAGAGCGTTTGTGAAGCCCACGAAGCAAAGCTGTGTCTGGACTGCATCAGTTCACTCGGCACAGTTCCGGTGGACCTTTCTGGGGTCTATCTGGCCTCGGGAACCAGTGGAAAAGGGCTGGCTTCCATTTCCGGACTCTGCATGGTGTTTCATAATCACGATCTGCAGCCGGAACCGGATGATCTGCCGTGTGTACTGGATCTGGGAATTTATCAGAAACAGGCGGGAATTCCGTTTACCATTCAATCCAATCTGGTCTATGCCCTGCTCGCAGCACTGCAATCACACGACTGGAAAAAACGTTTTGCGGATGTGCGCGACTGGTCTGCCAGTATCCGGCGGAAACTGGCCGAAATCGACGCCCCGATTCTGGCACCGGATTCCTGTGCGATGCCGGCCGTGGTTACCATTGCTTTGCCGGAAATGCACTCCTCGGAGCGTATCGGTGATAAACTAAAAGAGCATG